One window of the Oscillatoria salina IIICB1 genome contains the following:
- a CDS encoding glycosyltransferase family 4 protein → MTLINLSILFSKPTGIATYAANLFPYLKPIEPTLLISNSAAEIWQAAKNYPCYPIPGNMTPEQGSKGHLRRLIWTQQQLPQIAKKLESRLLFSPIPEAPLYANCRFVVMVHDLIPLRFPRRFSPLTAYFRYYIPQVLQQAEHIICNSEATAKDIVNFWGIPLDKITSIPLAYDASRFRPLSVDSYSKRRYFLYLGRHDPYKNLHRVIEAFATVDSDRELWLAGSPDKRYTPKLIIQAEELGVSDRVKFLDYVSPQELPLIINQAISLVFPSLWEGFGLPVLEAMACGTPVITSNLSSLPEVAIDAGILVNPYDTREIAAAMQEIANDDDLRSQLSTLSLQRASQFSWAKTGQATVEILRGIGD, encoded by the coding sequence ATGACTTTAATCAATCTTTCAATTCTTTTTTCCAAACCAACTGGAATTGCAACTTATGCTGCTAATCTTTTTCCTTATTTAAAACCAATCGAACCCACTTTATTAATATCTAACTCGGCGGCTGAGATTTGGCAAGCAGCAAAGAACTATCCCTGCTACCCGATACCTGGTAATATGACACCGGAACAAGGTAGTAAAGGACATTTGCGTCGCTTGATTTGGACGCAGCAACAGTTACCCCAAATTGCGAAAAAGCTAGAGTCGCGTCTGCTGTTTTCTCCGATTCCTGAAGCCCCTCTGTACGCTAACTGTCGCTTTGTAGTTATGGTACACGATTTGATTCCTTTGCGGTTTCCCCGGCGTTTTTCGCCCCTCACAGCTTATTTTCGTTACTATATTCCGCAAGTTTTACAGCAAGCGGAACATATTATTTGTAACTCGGAAGCGACTGCGAAAGATATTGTTAATTTTTGGGGAATTCCTCTTGACAAAATTACTTCTATTCCTCTCGCTTACGATGCTTCTCGCTTTCGTCCCCTGAGTGTTGACTCCTACTCGAAAAGGCGCTATTTTCTTTATTTGGGTCGTCACGATCCTTATAAAAATTTACATCGAGTAATTGAAGCTTTTGCTACAGTTGACAGCGATCGCGAACTATGGTTAGCTGGATCGCCAGATAAACGCTATACACCCAAGTTGATTATCCAAGCTGAAGAGTTGGGAGTTAGCGATCGCGTCAAGTTTCTTGATTATGTTAGCCCACAAGAGTTACCGCTAATTATTAATCAAGCGATATCTCTAGTTTTTCCTAGTCTCTGGGAAGGTTTCGGACTTCCGGTACTAGAAGCAATGGCTTGTGGTACTCCGGTAATTACGTCGAATTTGTCTTCTTTACCTGAAGTAGCGATCGATGCTGGTATTCTAGTTAATCCTTATGATACCAGAGAAATTGCCGCAGCAATGCAAGAAATTGCTAACGATGATGATTTGCGATCGCAGCTTAGTACCCTCAGTTTACAACGTGCAAGTCAGTTTAGTTGGGCAAAAACCGGACAAGCAACTGTGGAAATTCTTCGAGGAATTGGTGATTAG
- the cobS gene encoding adenosylcobinamide-GDP ribazoletransferase, protein MREFQLHQIKELVERWTRSLLGAVIFYTVIPLPQTWQMDFTRVARWATGIGLLLGGLLGLLEWSLQWLGMPILTRSAVVVAVWLGLTGGLHLDGAMDTADGLAVLDKQRRLEVMQDSAAGAFGAIAAVLLLLLKTVALSDLGSPRWLALMAVAGWGRWGQVVAIAFYPYLKPTGKGAFHKETIRPLSDLAFGLVLLFTVSGVVTWLDPVRWWKGILLAFAGAAIAVITGTFFYWQFSGFTGDVYGAVVEWTEAIFLCLLTIFF, encoded by the coding sequence ATGAGGGAATTTCAGCTTCACCAAATAAAAGAATTAGTCGAAAGATGGACGCGATCGCTGTTGGGAGCGGTTATTTTTTACACTGTTATTCCTCTACCTCAAACTTGGCAAATGGATTTTACGCGGGTTGCACGTTGGGCTACTGGGATTGGTTTACTGTTAGGAGGATTATTGGGTTTACTCGAGTGGAGTTTACAGTGGCTGGGAATGCCGATTTTAACTCGTAGTGCTGTAGTCGTGGCAGTTTGGCTGGGTTTGACGGGAGGATTGCATTTAGATGGTGCGATGGATACCGCCGATGGTTTAGCTGTGTTAGATAAACAGCGACGTTTGGAGGTGATGCAGGATAGTGCGGCTGGTGCTTTTGGCGCGATCGCGGCGGTATTATTATTGTTGCTGAAAACTGTGGCTTTGAGCGATCTCGGTTCCCCGCGCTGGTTAGCTTTAATGGCGGTTGCTGGTTGGGGACGTTGGGGACAAGTTGTAGCGATCGCCTTTTACCCTTATCTTAAACCTACTGGTAAAGGTGCTTTCCACAAAGAAACTATTCGTCCCTTGAGCGATCTTGCTTTCGGACTGGTATTGTTGTTTACTGTCAGTGGAGTAGTAACTTGGCTCGATCCGGTTCGCTGGTGGAAAGGAATTTTACTCGCTTTTGCTGGAGCTGCGATCGCGGTAATTACTGGTACCTTTTTTTATTGGCAGTTCAGTGGATTTACTGGTGACGTTTACGGTGCTGTTGTCGAGTGGACAGAAGCAATTTTTCTTTGTTTGCTGACCATATTTTTCTGA
- a CDS encoding PPC domain-containing protein — translation MTKLFACRWYSFLFFSATLLTVGLHTVPVKAQNRMYNPVSIPTGDEVADTLSEKDIPTGEGGFSRDYLVELEEGDQVAIDLLSDEFDTIVTLIANDGSTVAENDDGPDGSTNSLLFARINESGSYIVRVRAFGETGGGKFTLKVTRLRPVN, via the coding sequence ATGACTAAACTTTTTGCTTGTCGCTGGTACTCATTTTTGTTTTTTAGCGCTACTTTGCTGACGGTAGGATTACACACTGTACCAGTCAAAGCGCAAAATAGGATGTACAATCCTGTTTCCATACCTACAGGTGACGAAGTTGCCGATACGCTTTCCGAAAAAGATATTCCTACGGGTGAGGGAGGATTTTCCCGTGACTACTTGGTTGAATTAGAAGAAGGCGATCAAGTAGCGATCGATTTACTTTCTGACGAGTTCGATACGATTGTCACTCTGATTGCTAACGATGGTTCTACAGTCGCTGAAAATGATGATGGTCCCGATGGTAGTACCAACTCGCTTTTATTTGCCAGAATTAATGAATCTGGTTCCTATATTGTTCGGGTTCGTGCTTTTGGCGAAACTGGTGGAGGTAAATTTACTTTGAAAGTAACTCGTCTGCGACCTGTAAACTAA
- a CDS encoding glucose-1-phosphate thymidylyltransferase: MKALILSGGKGTRLRPLTYTGAKQLVPVANKPILWYGIEAIAAAGITDIGIIISPETGEEVKAKTGDGSRFGAKITYILQAEPAGLAHAVKVAQPFLGDSPFVMYLGDNLIEDQLSQFLEQFEQQQLDALILLRQVKNPSAFGVAKVAPNGQLLGLVEKPKNPPSNLALVGVYFFAPIVHQAIAEIQPSARGELEITDAIQRAIDRRCNIQATQLTGWWLDTGKKDDLLEANRIILDSYLTPSVKGKVNPDSQIIGRVEIGINTEIINSTIRGPAIVGDNCRIENCFIGPYSSIGDRVTLIDSELDHSVILEGAKVLNINQRIVDSVIGQRAKLNVAPQRPKALRFMIGDDSQIELS; this comes from the coding sequence ATGAAAGCATTAATTCTGTCTGGCGGTAAAGGAACTCGCTTACGTCCTCTAACATACACTGGAGCAAAACAACTTGTACCTGTTGCCAATAAACCGATTTTATGGTATGGAATAGAAGCGATCGCGGCAGCAGGAATTACCGATATTGGGATTATTATTAGTCCGGAAACTGGAGAAGAGGTCAAAGCGAAAACAGGTGATGGTTCTCGTTTTGGGGCGAAAATTACTTATATTTTACAAGCCGAACCAGCAGGACTCGCTCATGCGGTGAAAGTTGCTCAACCTTTTTTGGGTGATTCTCCCTTTGTAATGTATTTAGGAGATAACTTGATTGAAGACCAATTGAGTCAATTTTTAGAGCAATTTGAGCAACAACAATTAGATGCTTTAATTCTGCTGCGACAAGTAAAAAATCCGAGTGCTTTTGGGGTAGCCAAAGTAGCCCCCAACGGACAACTTTTAGGTTTAGTTGAAAAACCGAAAAATCCTCCTTCAAATCTAGCTTTAGTCGGAGTGTACTTCTTTGCGCCGATCGTACATCAAGCGATCGCCGAAATTCAACCTTCTGCGCGTGGGGAACTAGAAATCACCGATGCAATTCAACGCGCGATCGATCGTCGCTGTAACATCCAAGCAACTCAACTTACAGGTTGGTGGTTGGATACAGGAAAAAAAGATGACCTCCTCGAAGCAAATCGAATCATTCTCGATAGCTATCTCACACCTTCAGTTAAGGGGAAAGTTAACCCAGACTCGCAAATTATCGGACGAGTAGAAATCGGTATTAATACGGAAATTATCAACAGCACGATCCGAGGTCCAGCGATCGTTGGTGACAACTGTCGGATCGAAAACTGTTTTATCGGTCCTTATAGTAGTATCGGCGATCGCGTCACGCTCATCGATTCCGAACTCGACCATAGCGTTATTCTAGAAGGAGCGAAAGTCCTCAATATTAATCAACGTATCGTTGATAGTGTGATCGGACAGCGCGCTAAACTAAACGTTGCTCCTCAACGACCAAAAGCTCTACGCTTTATGATTGGTGACGACTCTCAAATTGAGCTAAGTTAG
- the rfbD gene encoding dTDP-4-dehydrorhamnose reductase, with protein MKPILIFGKNGQLGQELKQILNSSGQKIIAVGRKEIDLTEKEKLPQLIEQIQPKIIINAAAYTAVDKAETEVELAYKVNADAPQIIAQVAQELQAFLIHVSTDYVFDGRKSSPYQETDLTKPINVYGESKLAGEEAIKSACENYLILRTAWVYGNEGKGNFVKTMLKLGAARDEIRVVADQIGSPTWTRDLASAIANFIPHLNPAISGIYHYTNSGIASWYDFAVAIFAEAKKLNLPLQVQRVIPITTLEYPTPAKRPAYSVLNCAKIQQVLGTYPPHWRQSLTEMLKQELKAKN; from the coding sequence ATGAAACCTATTCTAATTTTTGGAAAAAATGGTCAACTCGGACAAGAATTAAAGCAAATCCTTAATTCTTCTGGACAAAAAATTATAGCAGTCGGACGTAAAGAAATTGACTTAACTGAAAAAGAAAAACTACCTCAATTAATTGAGCAAATTCAACCAAAAATAATTATCAATGCTGCTGCTTATACGGCTGTAGACAAAGCTGAAACTGAAGTAGAGTTAGCTTATAAAGTTAATGCTGATGCCCCCCAAATAATAGCTCAAGTGGCGCAAGAGCTACAAGCATTTTTAATTCATGTTTCGACAGATTATGTCTTTGATGGTAGAAAAAGCTCTCCTTATCAAGAAACAGACTTAACTAAGCCGATTAATGTTTACGGTGAAAGTAAATTAGCAGGAGAAGAAGCAATTAAATCTGCTTGCGAAAATTATCTAATTTTGCGTACAGCTTGGGTTTATGGAAACGAAGGTAAAGGCAATTTTGTCAAAACCATGTTAAAATTAGGAGCAGCAAGAGACGAGATTCGGGTAGTAGCTGACCAAATTGGTAGTCCTACTTGGACGAGAGATTTAGCTAGCGCGATCGCTAATTTCATTCCTCATCTGAATCCAGCAATTTCGGGAATTTACCACTACACAAATAGTGGAATCGCTAGTTGGTACGATTTCGCGGTGGCTATCTTTGCAGAAGCAAAAAAGTTGAATTTACCTTTGCAAGTTCAGCGTGTTATTCCCATAACTACCTTAGAATATCCGACTCCAGCAAAACGTCCTGCGTATTCGGTGTTAAATTGTGCTAAAATTCAACAAGTTTTGGGAACTTATCCTCCCCATTGGCGACAATCTTTAACAGAGATGTTAAAACAAGAATTAAAAGCCAAGAACTAA
- the rfbC gene encoding dTDP-4-dehydrorhamnose 3,5-epimerase → MKVIPTEIPEILIIEPQIFGDDRGFFYESYNQQVFAEKTGISPNFVQDNHSRSRQNVLRGLHYQIQQPQGKLIRAVIGEIFDVAVDIRQTSPTFGQWISCILSAENKRQLWIPPGFAHGFLVISEIAEVLYKTTEYYAPEHERTILWNDPELNINWSLSDSPIISAKDRAGKPFKNAEFYP, encoded by the coding sequence ATGAAAGTTATACCTACTGAAATACCAGAAATACTCATAATTGAACCGCAAATTTTTGGCGACGATCGCGGCTTTTTTTATGAAAGCTATAATCAACAAGTATTTGCCGAAAAAACAGGTATTTCACCTAATTTTGTTCAAGATAATCATTCGCGATCGCGTCAAAATGTTCTCCGAGGTTTACATTATCAAATCCAACAACCTCAAGGTAAACTCATTCGAGCAGTTATTGGGGAAATTTTCGACGTAGCTGTCGATATTCGCCAAACTTCGCCTACTTTTGGACAATGGATTAGCTGTATTCTCAGCGCAGAAAATAAACGACAACTTTGGATACCTCCAGGATTTGCTCACGGATTTCTAGTAATTTCTGAAATCGCCGAAGTTCTCTATAAAACCACCGAATATTATGCACCAGAACACGAACGAACTATTCTGTGGAACGACCCCGAATTAAACATCAATTGGTCTTTATCTGATTCTCCCATAATTTCTGCCAAAGATCGAGCAGGTAAACCATTTAAAAATGCCGAATTTTACCCCTAA